One Platichthys flesus chromosome 14, fPlaFle2.1, whole genome shotgun sequence genomic region harbors:
- the LOC133968888 gene encoding zinc finger protein 678-like isoform X1, translating to MCSVFRCGSSRRGAQRFKLPKDPEKRLEWVQFVFEANGQRLRESHWTDITICREHFTEDCFGKTKTGAVQMRNSAVPSLCIKSEPEEEQQEQEQEPVEILESDSKYERQQSEGSEESISLYNTNTVDEPVSPVPSQTPEEDYVQMLRKVENVDMIREKAALLQKKGRFVVNEKQLLQLFGSRCPLCDSNVKMEKIIHGGLIIVKRQCLQCKYRHQWKSLIGVDVQGAEGQHLSYDSKLISESEESNRRNETDDSSDPGPVESDDDWKPAEQRSLAAELPNGSDETEEDEGEEVDNYYVFAPNHSELCTECGKFFSKRWPHTCEHKVKPYSCNICGKRCVSEVALNRHSRVHNENYEHRCKYCHRTFKTKVDKITHQQIHVTEGKPYKCPDCPETFASNKDREIHLEDHRGPKQLTCPFCGIEFNRTLSIQRHLMVHTGQKPFVCAVCQRGFNQASHLKSHMRLHTGERPFKCDKCEKCFNHNVSLKSHIQRYHSSNPAHERKRGRKSKTVSTDETDSQEKCDERGAELVPGPGEEHDEEQPLKKMRKLKPKSKRSTGRPIGRPKRNEEGHLILDDELDSYTETEISEARTSKRTGGSDEESEEEPPESNMSYDSNNEEEFRSEKVTSSPSRSRGSPRMSDPDTDFDPEDSKEEKEEQLIEQWNQIYKDVNH from the exons ATGTGCTCCGTCTTCCGCTGCGGTTCGTCGCGTCGCGGGGCGCAGCGGTTCAAGTTGCCGAAGGACCCAGAGAAGAGGCTGGAGTGGGTCCAGTTCGTGTTCGAGGCGAACGGCCAGCGGCTCAGAGAGTCGCACTGGACCGATATCACCATCTGCAGGGAACACTTCACCGAGGACTGCTTCGGTAAAACTAAGACCGGCGCGGTTCAGATGAGGAACAGCGCTGTGCCGTCACTGTGCATCAAGTCAgagccggaggaggagcagcaggagcaggagcag GAGCCTGTGGAAATCTTAGAGTCTGATTCCAAGTATGAACGACAACAATCTGAAGGTTCGGAAGAATCAATATCCCTGTACAATACCAATACTGTTG ATGAGCCAGTTAGCCCAGTGCCAAGCCAAACTCCTGAAGAGGATTATGTTCAGATGCTGCGGAAGGTGGAGAATGTTGATATGATCAGGGAAAA GGCTGCACTTCTCCAGAAGAAGGGGAGGTTTGTTGTGAATGAAAAGCAGCTCCTCCAGTTGTTTGGCAGTAGGTGCCCTTTATGTGATTCTAACGTTAAGATGGAGAAGATTATCCATGGCGGACTCATCATCGTGAAACGGCAGTGCCTCCAGTGTAAATACAGACACCAGTGGAAAAGCCTGATCGGGGTCGATGTCCAAGGAGCTGAAGGTCAACACCTGTCATATGACTCAAAACTAATTTCAGAG TCGGAGGAGAGCAATCGTAGGAACGAAACGGATGATTCCAGTGATCCGGGTCCCGTGGAATCAGATGATGACTGGAAGCCGGCAGAGCAGCGTTCACTGGCTGCTGAGCTTCCCAATGGATCGGATGAGACCGAAGAGGACGAGGGGGAAGAAGTGGACAATTATTATGTATTCGCGCCCAACCACAGCGAGCTCTGCACAGAGTGTGGGAAGTTTTTCAGTAAACGTTGGCCTCACACGTGCGAGCACAAGGTGAAGCCGTATTCCTGCAACATTTGTGGCAAGAGATGTGTCAGTGAGGTTGCTCTAAACCGACACAGCAGAGTCCACAATGAAAACTATGAGCATCGGTGCAAATACTGCCACAGAACGTTCAAAACAAAGGTGGACAAAATCACCCACCAGCAGATTCACGTGACTGAAGGAAAGCCCTATAAATGCCCTGACTGTCCAGAGACCTTTGCCTCAAACAAGGATCGCGAGATCCACCTGGAGGATCACAGAGGCCCCAAGCAGTTAACATGTCCCTTTTGTGGGATTGAATTTAACCGTACCCTGTCTATTCAGAGACACTTAATGGTGCACACGGGCCAAAAGCcgtttgtgtgtgctgtgtgccaACGCGGCTTCAACCAGGCAAGTCACCTCAAATCTCACATGCGCCTGCACACGGGGGAGAGGCCTTTCAAGTGCGACAAGTGCGAAAAGTGCTTCAATCACAATGTGAGCTTAAAGAGTCACATCCAGCGTTATCACTCTTCCAATCCTGCGCACGAGCGTAAGAGAGGCAGGAAAAGCAAAACTGTCAGCACCGACGAGACTGATTCTCAGGAGAAATGTGACGAGAGAGGTGCAGAGCTAGTGCCGGGGCCAGGGGAAGAGCATGATGAAGAACAGCCATTAAAGAAGATGAGAAAATTGAAGCCAAAAAGCAAAAGGAGCACAGGTAGACCCATAGGAAGGCCTAAGAGAAATGAAGAAGGCCACTTGATCCTGGATGATGAGCTGGATTCATACACAGAGACCGAAATATCAGAGGCACGGACGTCAAAGAGAACAGGGGGCAGTGAtgaagagagtgaggaggagccGCCCGAAAGCAACATGTCTTATGACTCAAATAACGAGGAGGAGTTTAGGAGTGAGAAAGTAACATCAAGCCCAAGCAGATCCAGAGGAAGCCCCAGAATGTCTGACCCTGACACAGACTTTGACCCAGAAGACtcaaaggaagagaaagaagaacagcTGATAGAGCAGTGgaatcaaatatataaagatgTTAATCATTAA
- the LOC133968869 gene encoding zinc finger protein 142-like codes for MNRIRQPKCSVVDCTNQHKCLHVTPAIEDTRSRWIEFIYDGNVPESVGKYLLVCANHFESDCFLNLGIYNAGHSKRLTLKTGSLPTIRRNNEDEGNASAPVHGARLHHMACQTDPPKLCTVGTQLSLKTLQPHFKSIGTQKSVSFTNVGVGTAAPAFKASGPFLKSMPIGRPSKRPRLEEEEDGHFEGSSSMDLMERQDSANDPDDSVTVLTESADVIMESSNPAHKTPTSVLYEKCLLELFQVCPVCRRGTDVQTRRFGTFLSIEQQCPPCEFYRKWNIQPRLGRTPVGNIKRSAAVKATGASFSKLEMAMRTEDISSRGDAFAIVTLSDEERAEEITDESSPSDEGESSDESGGKADSDWNPLDGVLQDEALLQDSEEEDEGEEETDSPGGLRMNELCNECGCFFDSLKDHTCEHKLKPFPCNICGIRCVSEASLKIHSRVHSETYEIPCKYCHVTFKRKVDKVTHERIHEDRKDPYKCPDCPELFPTSKERRIHLSTCHRASRDFKCGVCGVEFTGLNPLQRHSVVHTGLKPYKCSVCDRGFNQESHLKSHMRRHTGEKPYKCRHCDESFNHNVRLKSHVQRRHPPGRGHKMGKINEEARGACDAEDHERKSGAGSVSDNADKQDTGETVQQKSRVLPKRRRRKCTGRPRGRPKSNPDGNSVPSGQNEDQCVNADFKIKVEEVKEKW; via the exons ATGAATAGAATTCGACAACCAAAATGCTCAGTCGTGGACTGCACGAAtcagcacaaatgtcttcatgtgactccagctatAGAAGACACCAGATctagatggattgagttcatttATGATGGTAACGTTCCTGAAAGCGTCGGCAAATATCTGTTAGTGTGCGCTAACCACTTCGAATCGGACTGTTTTCTCAACCTGGGCATATATAACGCTGGACACTCGAAAAGGTTGACATTGAAAACGGGGTCGTTGCCAACTATCCGTCGCAATaatgaagacgagggaaat GCAAGCGCTCCTGTTCACGGTGCAAGGTTGCATCACATGGCctgccagacggacccaccaaagcTGTGCACAGTTGGCACCCAGCTTTCTTTGAAAACGCTACAACCTCACTTCAAAAGTATAG GTACACAGAAATCGGTGTCCTTCACTAATGTCGGTGTTGGAACCGCAGCTCCGGCCTTCAAAGCATCAGGGCCATTCCTAAAATCGATGCCAATAGGGAGGCCAAGTAAGAGACCTcgcctggaggaggaagaggacggcCATTTTGAGGGAAGTTCAAGTATGGACTTAATGGAGCGACAGGATTCTGCcaatgatcctgatgactcggtcacagtcttgactgagtcagcagatgtgat aatggaatcttccaaccccgCTCACAAGACACCCACATCTGTTCTCTACGAAAagtgcctcctggagctgttccAGGTGTGccctgtgtgtcggcgggggacagatgtgcAGACAAGAAGGTTTGGGACATTCCTCTCGATAGAACAGCAGTGCCCACCCTGTGAGTTCTACAGAAAATGGAATATTCAGCCTCGTCTTGGTAGAACTCCTGTTGGGAACATCAAACGCTCAGCGGCAGTCAAGGCCACTGGGGCCTCTTTCTCCAAACTTGAGATG GCCATGCGGACAGAGGACATCTCCAGCAGGGGAGATGCCTTTGCGATTGTCACTTTGAGCGATGAAGAGAGGGCTGAAGAGATCACCGACGAGAGCTCTCCCTCTGATGAAGGGGAGAGCAGTGATGAAAGTGGGGGGAAGGCAGACAGTGACTGGAATCCATTGGATGGGGTTTTGCAGGATGAGGCGCTCCTCCAGGActctgaggaggaagacgaaggCGAAGAGGAGACAGATTCCCCGGGTGGTCTCAGAATGAACGAGCTCTGCAATGAGTGTGGATGTTTTTTCGACTCTCTGAAGGATCACACGTGCGAACACAAATTGAAGCCCTTTCCCTGCAATATTTGCGGCATAAGATGTGTTTCTGAAGCTTCTCTAAAAATCCACAGCAGAGTCCACAGTGAAACCTATGAAATCCCTTGCAAATACTGCCACGTGACATTCAAAAGAAAGGTGGACAAAGTTACACATGAGCGGATTCACGAAGACAGAAAGGATCCCTACAAATGTCCCGACTGTCCGGAGCTATTTCCCACCAGTAAAGAGCGCAGGATCCACCTGTCCACCTGTCACAGGGCGTCAAGGGACTTCAAATGTGGCGTTTGTGGGGTGGAATTCACCGGTTTAAATCCTCTTCAGAGACATTCTGTTGTGCACACGGGATTGAAACCGTACAAATGTTCGGTGTGCGATCGTGGCTTCAACCAGGAGAGCCACCTCAAATCTCACATGCGTCGGCACACAGGGGAGAAGCCATACAAGTGTCGGCACTGTGACGAATCCTTCAATCACAACGTGAGGTTGAAGAGTCATGTCCAGCGTCGCCACCCGCCTGGGCGCGGACATAAGATGGGTAAGATCAATGAAGAGGCGAGAGGCGCTTGTGACGCAGAGGACCATGAACGTAAGAGTGGTGCCGGCTCTGTGTCTGACAACGCTGATAAACAAGACACGGGAGAGACGGTGCAGCAGAAGTCGAGAGTTTTGCCAAAACGACGTCGTCGGAAGTGCACGGGGAGACCCAGAGGAAGACCCAAGTCCAACCCAGATGGTAACTCAGTTCCGTCAGGGCAAAATGAAGACCAGTGCGTGAACGCTGACTTCAAAATCAAAGTTGAAGAAGTCAAAGAAAAGTGGTGA
- the LOC133968888 gene encoding zinc finger protein 568-like isoform X2 has translation MCSVFRCGSSRRGAQRFKLPKDPEKRLEWVQFVFEANGQRLRESHWTDITICREHFTEDCFGKTKTGAVQMRNSAVPSLCIKSEPEEEQQEQEQEPVEILESDSKYERQQSEDEPVSPVPSQTPEEDYVQMLRKVENVDMIREKAALLQKKGRFVVNEKQLLQLFGSRCPLCDSNVKMEKIIHGGLIIVKRQCLQCKYRHQWKSLIGVDVQGAEGQHLSYDSKLISESEESNRRNETDDSSDPGPVESDDDWKPAEQRSLAAELPNGSDETEEDEGEEVDNYYVFAPNHSELCTECGKFFSKRWPHTCEHKVKPYSCNICGKRCVSEVALNRHSRVHNENYEHRCKYCHRTFKTKVDKITHQQIHVTEGKPYKCPDCPETFASNKDREIHLEDHRGPKQLTCPFCGIEFNRTLSIQRHLMVHTGQKPFVCAVCQRGFNQASHLKSHMRLHTGERPFKCDKCEKCFNHNVSLKSHIQRYHSSNPAHERKRGRKSKTVSTDETDSQEKCDERGAELVPGPGEEHDEEQPLKKMRKLKPKSKRSTGRPIGRPKRNEEGHLILDDELDSYTETEISEARTSKRTGGSDEESEEEPPESNMSYDSNNEEEFRSEKVTSSPSRSRGSPRMSDPDTDFDPEDSKEEKEEQLIEQWNQIYKDVNH, from the exons ATGTGCTCCGTCTTCCGCTGCGGTTCGTCGCGTCGCGGGGCGCAGCGGTTCAAGTTGCCGAAGGACCCAGAGAAGAGGCTGGAGTGGGTCCAGTTCGTGTTCGAGGCGAACGGCCAGCGGCTCAGAGAGTCGCACTGGACCGATATCACCATCTGCAGGGAACACTTCACCGAGGACTGCTTCGGTAAAACTAAGACCGGCGCGGTTCAGATGAGGAACAGCGCTGTGCCGTCACTGTGCATCAAGTCAgagccggaggaggagcagcaggagcaggagcag GAGCCTGTGGAAATCTTAGAGTCTGATTCCAAGTATGAACGACAACAATCTGAAG ATGAGCCAGTTAGCCCAGTGCCAAGCCAAACTCCTGAAGAGGATTATGTTCAGATGCTGCGGAAGGTGGAGAATGTTGATATGATCAGGGAAAA GGCTGCACTTCTCCAGAAGAAGGGGAGGTTTGTTGTGAATGAAAAGCAGCTCCTCCAGTTGTTTGGCAGTAGGTGCCCTTTATGTGATTCTAACGTTAAGATGGAGAAGATTATCCATGGCGGACTCATCATCGTGAAACGGCAGTGCCTCCAGTGTAAATACAGACACCAGTGGAAAAGCCTGATCGGGGTCGATGTCCAAGGAGCTGAAGGTCAACACCTGTCATATGACTCAAAACTAATTTCAGAG TCGGAGGAGAGCAATCGTAGGAACGAAACGGATGATTCCAGTGATCCGGGTCCCGTGGAATCAGATGATGACTGGAAGCCGGCAGAGCAGCGTTCACTGGCTGCTGAGCTTCCCAATGGATCGGATGAGACCGAAGAGGACGAGGGGGAAGAAGTGGACAATTATTATGTATTCGCGCCCAACCACAGCGAGCTCTGCACAGAGTGTGGGAAGTTTTTCAGTAAACGTTGGCCTCACACGTGCGAGCACAAGGTGAAGCCGTATTCCTGCAACATTTGTGGCAAGAGATGTGTCAGTGAGGTTGCTCTAAACCGACACAGCAGAGTCCACAATGAAAACTATGAGCATCGGTGCAAATACTGCCACAGAACGTTCAAAACAAAGGTGGACAAAATCACCCACCAGCAGATTCACGTGACTGAAGGAAAGCCCTATAAATGCCCTGACTGTCCAGAGACCTTTGCCTCAAACAAGGATCGCGAGATCCACCTGGAGGATCACAGAGGCCCCAAGCAGTTAACATGTCCCTTTTGTGGGATTGAATTTAACCGTACCCTGTCTATTCAGAGACACTTAATGGTGCACACGGGCCAAAAGCcgtttgtgtgtgctgtgtgccaACGCGGCTTCAACCAGGCAAGTCACCTCAAATCTCACATGCGCCTGCACACGGGGGAGAGGCCTTTCAAGTGCGACAAGTGCGAAAAGTGCTTCAATCACAATGTGAGCTTAAAGAGTCACATCCAGCGTTATCACTCTTCCAATCCTGCGCACGAGCGTAAGAGAGGCAGGAAAAGCAAAACTGTCAGCACCGACGAGACTGATTCTCAGGAGAAATGTGACGAGAGAGGTGCAGAGCTAGTGCCGGGGCCAGGGGAAGAGCATGATGAAGAACAGCCATTAAAGAAGATGAGAAAATTGAAGCCAAAAAGCAAAAGGAGCACAGGTAGACCCATAGGAAGGCCTAAGAGAAATGAAGAAGGCCACTTGATCCTGGATGATGAGCTGGATTCATACACAGAGACCGAAATATCAGAGGCACGGACGTCAAAGAGAACAGGGGGCAGTGAtgaagagagtgaggaggagccGCCCGAAAGCAACATGTCTTATGACTCAAATAACGAGGAGGAGTTTAGGAGTGAGAAAGTAACATCAAGCCCAAGCAGATCCAGAGGAAGCCCCAGAATGTCTGACCCTGACACAGACTTTGACCCAGAAGACtcaaaggaagagaaagaagaacagcTGATAGAGCAGTGgaatcaaatatataaagatgTTAATCATTAA